From Deinococcus taeanensis, one genomic window encodes:
- a CDS encoding long-chain-fatty-acid--CoA ligase has translation MTQTAPTRYWPAGKPRTLTLPRTGLMHNLRVSAERYPDKVALWHYGRTWTYAQLHEQATRLAGHLAAQGVQRGDRVAVWLQNSPEWAISAFAAWQLGAVVVPLAPMLQAREFGFFLQDAGIRVGVVGAELYERARQAGLGHAVVANVMRGAASADGVPLPDGLDVTPDLQGSDVTLDEALQAAPAPEAPVTGEDLCVMPYTSGTTGLPKGCMHTHRSVQANVFGAGVWVDGSVEDVFLAALPFFHVTGFINSLLSALTTGAKVVVMSRWDRDAARALIRDHGVTLWTNTPTMVIDLMASPNFNPQDLSSLRSVTGGGASLPASVGQRLLDLTGIMFLEGYGLSETMAQSHSNPKGRQKLQCLGIPLFNVDSRVVDIDTRRELPPGETGEIVIRGPQVMQGYWNRPDATAEAFVDLDGQQFFRTGDLGYMDDEGYFFFADRLKRMVNVSGMKVWPAEVENLLHGHPAVQEACVISVPDERSGERARALIVRRPGVDVTPEALQEWAREQMAPYKVPRDWQFVDTLPRSPTGKVAWRQLQEAARAQLT, from the coding sequence ATGACCCAGACTGCTCCCACCCGTTACTGGCCCGCAGGCAAGCCCCGCACCCTGACCCTGCCGCGCACCGGCCTGATGCACAACCTCCGCGTCAGCGCCGAACGCTACCCCGACAAGGTCGCCCTGTGGCACTACGGGCGCACCTGGACGTACGCGCAGCTGCACGAGCAGGCCACGCGCCTCGCCGGTCACCTCGCCGCGCAGGGCGTGCAGCGCGGCGACCGCGTGGCCGTGTGGCTGCAGAACAGCCCGGAGTGGGCCATCAGCGCGTTCGCGGCGTGGCAGCTGGGCGCCGTGGTCGTGCCGCTCGCCCCGATGCTGCAGGCGCGTGAGTTCGGCTTCTTCCTGCAGGACGCCGGCATCCGCGTGGGCGTCGTGGGCGCCGAACTATACGAGCGGGCGCGGCAGGCGGGGCTGGGGCACGCGGTCGTGGCGAACGTCATGCGCGGCGCGGCCAGCGCGGACGGCGTGCCGCTGCCCGACGGTCTGGACGTCACGCCGGACCTGCAGGGCAGCGACGTGACCCTGGACGAGGCCCTGCAGGCCGCGCCTGCCCCGGAAGCGCCCGTGACCGGAGAGGACCTGTGCGTCATGCCGTACACGTCCGGCACCACCGGGCTGCCCAAAGGCTGCATGCACACGCACCGCAGCGTACAGGCGAACGTCTTCGGGGCGGGCGTGTGGGTGGACGGCTCGGTGGAGGACGTCTTCCTCGCGGCCCTGCCGTTCTTCCACGTGACGGGCTTCATCAACAGCCTGCTGTCTGCGCTGACGACCGGCGCGAAGGTCGTGGTGATGTCCCGCTGGGACCGTGACGCGGCGCGCGCCCTGATTCGCGACCACGGCGTGACGCTCTGGACGAACACGCCCACCATGGTGATCGACCTGATGGCCTCCCCGAACTTCAATCCGCAGGACCTCAGCTCCCTGCGCAGCGTCACCGGGGGCGGCGCGAGCCTGCCCGCCTCGGTCGGTCAGCGCCTGCTGGACCTGACCGGCATCATGTTCCTCGAAGGGTACGGCCTGTCCGAGACCATGGCGCAGTCGCACAGCAACCCCAAAGGCCGGCAGAAACTCCAGTGCCTGGGCATTCCGCTGTTCAACGTGGACTCCCGCGTGGTGGACATCGACACGCGCCGGGAACTCCCGCCCGGCGAAACCGGTGAGATCGTGATCCGCGGCCCGCAGGTCATGCAGGGCTACTGGAACCGCCCGGACGCCACCGCCGAGGCGTTCGTGGACCTGGACGGTCAGCAGTTCTTCCGCACGGGGGACCTGGGCTACATGGACGACGAGGGGTACTTCTTCTTCGCGGACCGCCTCAAGCGCATGGTGAACGTGTCCGGCATGAAAGTCTGGCCGGCAGAGGTAGAGAACCTCCTGCACGGGCACCCGGCGGTGCAGGAAGCCTGCGTGATCAGCGTGCCGGACGAGCGCAGCGGCGAACGGGCCCGCGCGCTGATCGTCCGCCGCCCCGGCGTGGACGTCACGCCTGAAGCCCTGCAGGAATGGGCGCGTGAACAGATGGCCCCGTACAAGGTGCCGCGCGACTGGCAGTTCGTAGACACCCTCCCGCGCAGCCCCACCGGCAAGGTCGCTTGGCGCCAGCTTCAGGAGGCCGCCCGCGCGCAGCTGACCTGA
- a CDS encoding type I phosphomannose isomerase catalytic subunit, whose protein sequence is MTQSSLPAVLPLVPRYHARVWGGEQLAPPVNGTPVGEAWIADGQSVIASGPHAGQTVNALLHAAPQALLGPALAPGEGFPLLIKLLDCRDWLSVQVHPNDEQARAMVGPGERGKTEAWHFLRVEPDATLLAGVTPGTAPEALAHAIRAGNVLNLTERHRPQVGDTLFIPAGTLHALGPGLLLYEVQQASDTTYRVYDWDRPASAGRTLHLDESVQVTRADRRAQWRRAGETGGLGELVRCGPFTLEGARGGTTLPGGPSFALITVVDGELTLDADGQSLTLGLYGTALLPASASPVTLRGAGRALVARPGDGAPD, encoded by the coding sequence GTGACCCAGTCTTCCCTGCCTGCTGTCCTGCCCCTCGTTCCCCGGTACCACGCGCGCGTGTGGGGCGGTGAGCAGCTCGCGCCGCCGGTCAACGGCACGCCGGTCGGGGAGGCGTGGATCGCCGACGGGCAGAGCGTCATCGCCAGCGGCCCGCATGCCGGGCAGACCGTGAATGCCCTCCTGCACGCCGCCCCCCAGGCCCTGCTGGGCCCGGCCCTTGCGCCCGGCGAGGGGTTCCCGCTCCTGATCAAGCTGCTGGACTGCCGGGACTGGCTGAGCGTGCAGGTGCACCCGAACGACGAACAGGCGCGGGCGATGGTCGGGCCCGGTGAGCGCGGCAAGACCGAGGCGTGGCATTTCCTGCGCGTGGAGCCGGACGCGACCCTGCTTGCGGGCGTCACCCCCGGCACGGCGCCGGAGGCCCTGGCGCACGCCATCCGGGCAGGCAACGTCCTGAACCTGACCGAACGGCACCGGCCGCAGGTGGGCGACACCCTCTTCATTCCGGCAGGAACGCTGCACGCGCTGGGACCGGGCCTGCTGCTGTACGAGGTGCAGCAGGCGAGTGACACCACGTACCGGGTGTACGACTGGGACCGGCCGGCCAGCGCAGGCCGGACGCTGCATCTGGACGAGTCGGTGCAGGTGACGCGCGCCGACCGGCGCGCGCAGTGGCGGCGGGCCGGCGAGACGGGCGGCCTGGGTGAACTCGTGCGGTGCGGGCCATTCACCCTGGAAGGTGCGCGCGGGGGAACGACCCTCCCGGGCGGACCCAGCTTCGCGCTGATCACCGTGGTCGACGGTGAACTGACGCTCGACGCTGACGGGCAGAGCCTGACCCTGGGCCTCTACGGCACCGCGTTGCTGCCCGCCTCGGCCAGCCCGGTGACCCTGCGCGGCGCGGGCCGGGCGCTGGTGGCCCGCCCGGGCGACGGCGCGCCGGACTGA
- a CDS encoding putative bifunctional diguanylate cyclase/phosphodiesterase produces MTRRRLACWLMGSQPSLRAQLLAALATLLLPLGAVLLIALPTYMNRRFDAIERSQVTQFTNIARFNLNAEQERVSLFVLNFSLWTETFEYAAGRNPRYLSANLVPGTFIGGKVDYWGVAAPSGQVISAATLRGGRIISAGPTVRAFLAALPRPMPSGGATGLVRLGQEAYILAGRPITRDDGSGRGGVMLLARRVTPGVLSDIIYDDDLFSVALRPAATASTEVRLLDRTAMAVSPLNAPAGPPQLAVELRIPRAVHAAGLESTHQLRAVMVLTSLAAVLSLTLFLNRRVLSVLEGYKRDTQRIALDPAHRLDARDSTELGVLGRTINHLLDHLHEREAQLLERSRRDELTGAYTRSGLLERLDHHSVVRGALLIEVPRLQELSGLYGSDAVDTLLRELARRLHAVGDGHLVARLSTSSLALITLTDPLAPRTLLRTLERPLAFRDGEVSLTLSAGYAAAPHGVSITALLRQANIALQHALDQEEPLGVFNDAMLERSHYGHQLQTQLQGAQDRGELSLLYQPICDLQTGEWTALEALLRWQHPQLGPVPPTTFIPIAERSGVIHALGDWVIRTALRETYAAGAVPGGRINVNVSPLQLLAPDFAQQVLNLLREEGAAPQRLTVEVTESTVMQNVDLARAHLHALRAAGVHVALDDFGSGHSSLSLLADLPLDTVKLDRTFLRDAVSGGPRLALLSNSIHLARDLNLRTVVEGVEDEAMLNLLRHLGCDAVQGYHILRPSPLSELRRSPPR; encoded by the coding sequence CCCGCCGCCGGCTGGCCTGCTGGCTCATGGGGTCGCAACCGTCCCTGCGCGCTCAGCTGCTGGCCGCGCTGGCCACGCTGCTGCTTCCCCTGGGGGCCGTGCTGCTCATCGCCCTGCCCACCTACATGAACCGCAGGTTCGACGCCATCGAACGTAGCCAGGTCACGCAGTTCACGAACATCGCCCGCTTCAACCTGAACGCCGAGCAGGAACGCGTCAGTCTGTTCGTTCTGAATTTCAGCCTCTGGACTGAAACCTTCGAGTACGCCGCCGGCCGCAACCCCCGGTACCTCAGTGCCAACCTCGTGCCGGGCACGTTCATCGGCGGTAAGGTCGACTACTGGGGTGTGGCGGCGCCCAGCGGGCAGGTCATCTCCGCCGCCACGCTGCGCGGCGGGCGGATCATCAGCGCCGGGCCGACCGTCCGGGCGTTCCTGGCGGCCCTGCCGCGCCCCATGCCCAGCGGGGGCGCCACCGGCCTGGTGCGCCTCGGCCAGGAGGCGTACATCCTGGCCGGGCGGCCCATTACTCGCGACGACGGCAGCGGCCGCGGCGGCGTGATGCTGCTCGCGCGGCGCGTCACGCCCGGCGTGCTGAGCGACATCATCTACGATGACGACCTGTTCAGCGTGGCGCTGCGCCCCGCGGCCACGGCCAGCACCGAGGTGCGCCTCCTGGACCGCACCGCCATGGCCGTCTCGCCCCTGAACGCGCCGGCCGGCCCGCCGCAGCTCGCGGTGGAACTCCGCATTCCGCGCGCCGTGCACGCCGCCGGGCTGGAGAGCACACATCAGCTGCGGGCCGTGATGGTTCTCACCAGCCTCGCGGCCGTGCTGAGCCTCACCCTGTTCCTGAACCGGCGCGTACTGAGTGTCCTTGAAGGCTACAAGCGGGACACGCAGCGCATCGCCCTGGACCCCGCCCACCGCCTGGACGCCCGCGATTCCACCGAGCTGGGCGTCCTGGGACGCACCATCAACCACCTGCTTGATCACCTGCATGAACGCGAAGCGCAACTGCTTGAACGCTCCCGGCGTGACGAACTGACCGGCGCCTACACCCGCAGCGGCCTGCTGGAACGACTCGATCATCACAGCGTCGTGCGCGGCGCCCTGCTGATTGAGGTGCCGCGCCTTCAGGAACTCAGCGGCCTGTACGGCAGCGACGCGGTCGACACGCTGCTGCGTGAACTCGCCCGCCGGCTGCACGCCGTGGGGGACGGACACCTGGTGGCGAGGCTCTCCACGAGCAGCCTCGCCCTCATCACCCTGACCGACCCCCTGGCGCCCCGGACGCTGCTGCGCACCCTGGAACGCCCCCTGGCCTTCCGGGACGGTGAGGTGAGCCTCACGCTGAGCGCCGGGTACGCCGCCGCCCCTCACGGCGTCTCCATCACGGCCCTGCTGCGCCAGGCGAACATTGCCCTGCAGCACGCCCTGGATCAGGAGGAGCCCCTCGGGGTGTTCAACGACGCCATGCTGGAACGCAGTCACTACGGGCATCAGCTTCAGACGCAGCTTCAGGGCGCGCAGGACCGCGGGGAATTGTCGCTGCTGTACCAGCCGATCTGCGACCTGCAGACCGGCGAGTGGACGGCCCTGGAGGCGCTGCTGCGCTGGCAGCATCCGCAGCTGGGTCCGGTGCCGCCCACGACGTTCATTCCCATCGCCGAGCGTTCCGGCGTAATTCACGCCCTGGGCGACTGGGTGATCCGCACCGCCCTTCGCGAGACATACGCGGCGGGGGCTGTCCCGGGTGGGCGCATCAACGTGAACGTCAGCCCCCTGCAGCTGCTCGCGCCGGACTTTGCGCAGCAGGTGCTGAACCTCCTGCGCGAGGAAGGGGCCGCGCCGCAGCGCCTCACAGTGGAAGTCACCGAGAGCACCGTCATGCAGAATGTGGACCTTGCCCGCGCCCATCTGCACGCGCTGCGCGCCGCGGGCGTGCACGTCGCGCTCGACGACTTCGGCAGTGGTCATTCCAGCCTGTCGTTGCTGGCTGATCTGCCGCTCGACACCGTGAAGCTCGACCGGACGTTCCTGCGGGACGCCGTCTCCGGCGGGCCGCGCCTCGCCCTGCTGAGCAACAGCATCCACCTGGCCCGGGACCTGAACCTGCGCACGGTGGTCGAAGGCGTGGAGGACGAGGCCATGCTGAACCTGCTGCGTCACCTGGGCTGTGACGCCGTGCAGGGCTATCACATCCTGCGCCCCTCACCCCTGTCGGAACTCCGGCGCTCCCCCCCGCGCTAG